The following proteins are encoded in a genomic region of Cryptomeria japonica chromosome 11, Sugi_1.0, whole genome shotgun sequence:
- the LOC131079342 gene encoding cold-responsive protein kinase 1 isoform X1: MFGDMFASLNCFGSIFRRDKQSQNRKEELSIIKGVNIFSYKDIKLATRNFHPDNKIGAGGFGTVYKGVLKDGTEVAVKQLSAESRQGVREFLTEIATISAIKHEHLVMLHGCCIEGDHRILVYGYLENNSISHVLFGSSNGAINLDWQTRSKICIGTARGFAYLHEEVTPHIVHRDIKASNILLDGDLNPKIADFGLAKLFPDNITHISTRVAGTIGYLAPEYAMRGQLTKKADVYSFGVLVLEIISGRGNMNTSLPIEEQILLEMTWRLYEENRLLELVDPRLMDYPEEEALRFIKVALLCTQATPKIRPTMSQVVTILSEGQTLTETLARPGFISDLTDLKVRPSQKPLSPVHDGASTSNYSRGTATSIFSSSDIYSEVSAR; the protein is encoded by the exons ATGTTTGGAGATATGTTTGCATCTTTGAATTGTTTTGGTTCAATTTTCAGAAGGGATAAACAATCCCAAAATAGAAAAG AAGAGCTCTCTATCATTAAAGGTGTTAACATTTTCTCCTATAAGGATATCAAATTGGCAACAAGGAATTTTCATCCAGACAACAAGATAGGTGCTGGCGGATTTGGAACTGTGTACAAG GGAGTCTTGAAGGATGGTACAGAGGTTGCAGTAAAGCAGCTTTCTGCTGAATCGAGACAAGGTGTTCGCGAGTTTTTGACTGAGATAGCTACAATCTCTGCAATCAAACATGAACATCTTGTCATGCTACATGGATGTTGCATAGAAGGAGATCATCGAATTTTGGTGTATGGATACCTGGAGAATAATAGCATTTCACATGTCTTATTTG GTTCCAGTAATGGTGCAATAAACCTGGATTGGCAAACAAGGTCCAAAATCTGCATTGGAACTGCACGTGGTTTTGCATATCTTCATGAGGAAGTTACACCTCACATTGTGCACCGAGATATTAAAGCTAGCAACATACTCCTTGATGGGGATCTCAATCCTAAGATTGCAGATTTTGGTCTGGCTAAACTTTTTCCAGATAATATAACACATATCAGCACACGAGTTGCCGGAACAAT TGGTTATCTGGCTCCAGAGTACGCTATGCGTGGACAATTAACAAAAAAGGCAGATGTCTATAGCTTTGGGGTACTTGTACTTGAAATTATCAGTGGCAGAGGCAATATGAACACAAGCCTGCCAATTGAAGAGCAAATCCTTTTGGAAATG ACATGGCGTTTATATGAGGAAAACAGATTGCTAGAGTTGGTGGATCCACGACTAATGGACTACCCTGAGGAAGAAGCATTGCGTTTCATCAAGGTTGCTCTTTTGTGCACTCAAGCTACACCCAAAATCAGGCCAACCATGTCTCAAGTGGTAACAATACTGTCAGAAGGGCAAACCCTTACTGAGACGCTTGCACGGCCTGGTTTCATCTCAGACCTAACAGATTTAAAAGTACGTCCATCACAAAAGCCCTTGTCCCCGGTACATGATGGTGCATCCACTTCCAATTACTCAAGAGGTACAGCGACATCCATTTTTAGCAGTTCAGATATATATTCTGAGGTATCAGCACGTTGA
- the LOC131079342 gene encoding cold-responsive protein kinase 1 isoform X2 codes for MFGDMFASLNCFGSIFRRDKQSQNRKELSIIKGVNIFSYKDIKLATRNFHPDNKIGAGGFGTVYKGVLKDGTEVAVKQLSAESRQGVREFLTEIATISAIKHEHLVMLHGCCIEGDHRILVYGYLENNSISHVLFGSSNGAINLDWQTRSKICIGTARGFAYLHEEVTPHIVHRDIKASNILLDGDLNPKIADFGLAKLFPDNITHISTRVAGTIGYLAPEYAMRGQLTKKADVYSFGVLVLEIISGRGNMNTSLPIEEQILLEMTWRLYEENRLLELVDPRLMDYPEEEALRFIKVALLCTQATPKIRPTMSQVVTILSEGQTLTETLARPGFISDLTDLKVRPSQKPLSPVHDGASTSNYSRGTATSIFSSSDIYSEVSAR; via the exons ATGTTTGGAGATATGTTTGCATCTTTGAATTGTTTTGGTTCAATTTTCAGAAGGGATAAACAATCCCAAAATAGAAAAG AGCTCTCTATCATTAAAGGTGTTAACATTTTCTCCTATAAGGATATCAAATTGGCAACAAGGAATTTTCATCCAGACAACAAGATAGGTGCTGGCGGATTTGGAACTGTGTACAAG GGAGTCTTGAAGGATGGTACAGAGGTTGCAGTAAAGCAGCTTTCTGCTGAATCGAGACAAGGTGTTCGCGAGTTTTTGACTGAGATAGCTACAATCTCTGCAATCAAACATGAACATCTTGTCATGCTACATGGATGTTGCATAGAAGGAGATCATCGAATTTTGGTGTATGGATACCTGGAGAATAATAGCATTTCACATGTCTTATTTG GTTCCAGTAATGGTGCAATAAACCTGGATTGGCAAACAAGGTCCAAAATCTGCATTGGAACTGCACGTGGTTTTGCATATCTTCATGAGGAAGTTACACCTCACATTGTGCACCGAGATATTAAAGCTAGCAACATACTCCTTGATGGGGATCTCAATCCTAAGATTGCAGATTTTGGTCTGGCTAAACTTTTTCCAGATAATATAACACATATCAGCACACGAGTTGCCGGAACAAT TGGTTATCTGGCTCCAGAGTACGCTATGCGTGGACAATTAACAAAAAAGGCAGATGTCTATAGCTTTGGGGTACTTGTACTTGAAATTATCAGTGGCAGAGGCAATATGAACACAAGCCTGCCAATTGAAGAGCAAATCCTTTTGGAAATG ACATGGCGTTTATATGAGGAAAACAGATTGCTAGAGTTGGTGGATCCACGACTAATGGACTACCCTGAGGAAGAAGCATTGCGTTTCATCAAGGTTGCTCTTTTGTGCACTCAAGCTACACCCAAAATCAGGCCAACCATGTCTCAAGTGGTAACAATACTGTCAGAAGGGCAAACCCTTACTGAGACGCTTGCACGGCCTGGTTTCATCTCAGACCTAACAGATTTAAAAGTACGTCCATCACAAAAGCCCTTGTCCCCGGTACATGATGGTGCATCCACTTCCAATTACTCAAGAGGTACAGCGACATCCATTTTTAGCAGTTCAGATATATATTCTGAGGTATCAGCACGTTGA